AACTATTTTGTCTTGCACATGACGTGCCCTAATTTATGCATGACACAAGTCATTTTAATATGCATGAGTTGCTCTAATTACGCAGGGCATAAGCAAATTTTTAATGTCGCTTGTTTGTCATTTAAATATATGCAGGACATGTGCTAATTTTTAATGACATGCGCTTGTTTTTCATGTCATTTAAATATGCAGGACATATGTTAATTTTTAATGTCATGCACTTGTTTGTCATTTAAACATACATCACATATGCTATTCAAGATACATACATTGCATAACATGTTGGCATCCAAAAGGGGAATTAATTCATGTAGGAAGAACAAAACATAGATCGTTAATAAATCTTCATCATAGGAATTCCCTTACAAGCTATCCTGCCAAGATTAAACTTTTGATTCTTAACACATATCcttaacaaaataaaacaaacattAAAGTCATGCTGCATAATCAATTAAGCGGTGTTTTTCCTTGCATATATTTCGTCACATTTTTCAAGAACTTTTTCCCTTTTCTCGTTCCCCACCCACGTCATTAGCTGCAGTTTCTTTATGTTCCCTTTTCTTTGTTTTCGTTATCTTCCTCGGTGCATGATCTAGAGTTGCTTCCCGAACAATGAGCAGAGTAGAGACTCCTAGTacttggacttgattcttcaaaAATCTTGAAGAAATATGcatattcaagttttaagtcTTGTAACTTTTCATTGTCTGGATAGAGGGCAAAAGCTTCGATATAATTTGCCAAGCACTTTCTATAAATGCTATCTAGTTTCTCCAAGTTCTTCTTAAAACCTTCCATGTAAGCCTGCAATACAAAATGCCGTTACAATTAATACATTTATTATTAGCAGCCCTTCTAAAgcattctttttgtttttgttagcaCAAAGATGAATTTACAATCAACTACTTATTGGTTCATTCGCGAGTTATGAGGGTTAATTAGAGAATTCAAACATTAAATTACTAAACAATGTTTCTTTGTAAAGAACAAAATATTTGTATTGGTGGCAGCCACCACCAATTGAACATGACAAAATATATAGCTAGTTCTCCACTTTTTGATTTTGACACTATTATATCCTACTTTATCAATTTCTTGTagaaaaaataaagttaaaaaCTGTATGCACATATTTGTAAACGTACCTCCTccgcaaagtgtcgttcaatctcATGATCGACCCTTTTCAGCGTGCTGTGCTTAGCTATACCACTCTTTTTAAAGCCTAATACACATGGAATAAACAACAGCAACACAATTCAGAAGGAGAAGTGCATAACATCTGAGTACGTTCCTTGCTTTT
This genomic window from Daucus carota subsp. sativus chromosome 7, DH1 v3.0, whole genome shotgun sequence contains:
- the LOC108194195 gene encoding uncharacterized protein LOC108194195, encoding MGSGFKKSGIAKHSTLKRVDHEIERHFAEEAYMEGFKKNLEKLDSIYRKCLANYIEAFALYPDNEKLQDLKLEYAYFFKIFEESSPSTRSLYSAHCSGSNSRSCTEEDNENKEKGT